The Hevea brasiliensis isolate MT/VB/25A 57/8 chromosome 1, ASM3005281v1, whole genome shotgun sequence genome has a window encoding:
- the LOC110641677 gene encoding J domain-containing protein spf31, which produces MADRSSATNTEEDLLLKSFFAEVSEVERDNEVGRILSCFKLNPFEYLNLPFEASPVEVKKQYRKLSLLVHPDKCKHPQAKEAFAALAKAQQLLLDEQERDYILSQVTAAKEELLAKRRKQLKKDTASKIKSLVDEGKYEQQYERSEEFQQELKLKVREILTEQEWRRRKMQMRISEEEGRLKKDEEEQKEMWKRKREHEEQWEGTREQRVSSWRDFMKTGKKGKKGEIRPPKLKTEDPNKSYVQRPVKRG; this is translated from the exons ATGGCAGACAGAAGCTCAGCCACAAACACAGAGGAGGATTTGCTTCTCAAGAGCTTCTTCGCTGAAGTCAGCGAAGTCGAGAGAGATAACGAAGTCGgcag GATTCTTTCATGCTTCAAGTTAAATCCATTTGAGTATCTAAATCTACCATTTGAAGCATCTCCAGTGGAAGTAAAGAAGCAGTATCGTAAG TTGTCTTTGTTGGTTCATCCTGACAAGTGCAAGCATCCACAAGCAAAAGAGGCCTTTGCAG CATTGGCAAAAGCCCAACAACTTTTACTTGATGAACAAGAAAGAGATTATATTCTTAGTCAAGTTACTGCAGCAAAAG AAGAACTTCTAGCGAAGAGGAGGAAACAATTGAAGAAAGATACAGCCAGTAAAATAAAGTCATTGGTTGATGAG GGAAAATATGAACAACAATATGAACGGTCTGAGGAGTTCCAGCAGGAACTCAAATTGAAGGTTCGAGAAATATTAACCGAGCAAGAATGGCGAAGAAGGAAAATGCAGATGAGG ATATCAGAAGAGGAAGGTCGATTGAAGAAGGATGAAGAAGAACAAAAGGAGATGTGGAAGAGAAAGCGTGAACACGAGGAGCAGTGGGAAGGAACAAGAGAACAGAGG GTTTCAAGCTGGAGAGATTTCATGAAGACAGGGAAGAAG GGTAAAAAAGGAGAAATTCGACCGCCGAAACTCAAGACAGAGGATCCCAACAAATCCTATGTTCAAAGGCCTGTAAAGCGAGGTTAA